AGAATGCCTATGAGAATACCTTAAATTTCTAAACCATACTTTATATAATTATTGAGTTAACTATTTATAATATATATTTAAAAAAACGCAGAAACTGTCAATTTGGTTAAGATACCTAATTATAATGACTTTTTAAAATTGAATATGGGATACCCCTAGAATGCAATGTAACTTTAAAATTTAGAAAAAATGAAAATAATAGTTAAAGGTTAATTAATTACTTCCAAAAAATTTTTTGAAGAAATTACTTAAAATGTATGAAAAACTATTGAGTTGATCTTCGGTATCTTTTTTTCCAAGTTTTGCCAATTCAAAGTTTGTATTTATTTCCAATGCTCTATCGTAACATTCTAATGCTTTTTCATAGTTTTCAAGTTTAAAAAAGGTATTTCCTTTGTTATTCCAAATTTCTTCATCTTCTGAATCTAATTCCAATGCTTTGTCATAACACTCGATAGCTTCATCGTATCTTTCGAGTTTATAAAGAGTATCTCCTTTGTTATTCCAAATTTCTTTGTCATTGGAATCTAATTCAATGGATTTATCGTAACATTCTAATGCTTCTTCGTATCTCTCAAGTTCAAAAAGGGCATTTCCTTTATTTTGTTGCGCTTTAGTGTAATTAGAATCTATTTCTAAAGCTTTATCATAACAGGTTATTGCTTCGTCGTATCTCTCAAGTCCTGTTAAAGCATAACCTTTGTTATTCCAGAATTTCTCATTTTTAGAATCTATTTCTAAAGCCTTATCTAATCACTCAATGGCTTCTTCGTATCTTTCAAGTTCGTTCAAAGAAGATCCTTTTTTATTCCAGAATTTCTCATTTTTAGAATCTATTTCTAAAGCCTTATCTAAACACTCAATGGCTTCTTCGTATCTTTCAAGATTTGAAAGAGAACAACATTTACTATACCAAATATATTCATTTTTAGAATCTATTTCTAAAGCTTTATCATAACACTGGATGGCTTCGTCGTATCTTTCGAGTTCATAAAGTGCGTATCCTTTATTGCCCCAAATGACATAATCTCCAGGAGATAGGAGTAAAGCTTTATCATAGCATTTTATGGCTTCGTCGTATCTTTCGAGTTCATAAAGTGTATTTCCCTTATTATTCCAAGCATGCATATAATCAAAATAGTTTAAAGCTTTATCATAGCATTCTATGGCTTCATCATATCTTTCGAGTTCATAAAGTGTATTTCCTTTATCAGTTAACATGTATATATCATTTGGATAGGTTTCTAAAGCGATATCAAGACATTCTAAAGCTTCATCATATCTTTCAAGACCATATAATGAGGCACCTTTCATATAGTAAACTTCTGGATTTTCGTCATATATTTCCAATGACTTATCAAAACATTCAATGGCTTCGTCGTATCTTTCAAGATCATGCAATGCATATCCCTTATATTGCCAAACGTCATAATAATCAGAATTGATTTCCAAAGCTTTATCATAGCATTCTATGGCTTCTTCAGACCTATTTATTGCATATAAAATATAGCCTTTACTGACCAATGCTTCTACATGGTATGGATTAATTCTTAAAGTTTCATCAAAACTTTCAATTGATTTTTCAAAGTTTCCGTTTCCAAGATAGTCAAGTCCGCTATCAATCCAGTCTTCGGTAGATGATCCAATCGTGCCTGCATAACATGTATTCATAATAAAAAGAATTGAAAATAGTATTAAAACCCCCTTTAATTTCAAAATAATCACCATTTTTTTATTGGTTAAATAAATGTTGTAAAAATTGCACATTGATCCCGTCTTAATGAGCATTTTATACCCATAAAAATTATATTTATGCCCTTATTAAATTATCGATTTAACTTCAACAAAAAAGTAAAACTTATTTTTAAAAATTTAGAAAAAAAGTTTTTAAAAGAATTTAGGAAGTTCTATTTTAAACGGATCGTTAGATTTTTTACGGGTTTTTTTCGGTTCAGCAGTTTTTTTGGCAGTTGCTGGTTTCGAAGTTTTATTCTTCGGTTTTTTAGGCTCTGAATCTTTAGATTTTGGTTTAACACTTGTGGCCCGGGGTTTAGGTGTTTTTTTAACAACGATTTTAATATTTTTTTGGGAAAATCCCATGGAGTCCCCAGTGTTAATGTTCCTTAATTCATACTTTAAGTCTTCAAGCGTTTTTATGCTAGTTTCACCAGTTAGTACTATAACTACTCCTTCAGAATAGTCCTGCATATATCGACTAACCTGCCCCAATAAACGGTCTACTTTTGCTTTTTTATCAAGATTATGTTTAAGTTCAATTCCGACAGCTCGTTCAACGGCAATGTCGCACAAGTTTCTACCACTTTCCATTCTTACTGAGTAATTTGACGAGCCGAAAAAAGAATCATTATTTAAATTAGTTCTAAGGTGGTGAAACAGGTCGTCTTGATAACCTTTTTCATTTGGATAAAATTTTGGTTTCCAAACCTTAACACTGTCGTGAACCTTTGGTAAAAGTCCCCCAAACATAAAAATCCCCTCATAAGTCAATAGTTAAAATTTTTTAAAAAAGTATATTTAAAAATGTCGATTTTAATTTGATAAAAATAATTTTTAAAGTTATTCGCTTTCAGAAATTATAAATATTGTTTTTAAAAGAATTTCTTTAGATAATTTTGGATTGATGGTGGAAAATTGACTGATTTTATAGATGAAGCATTAAAAGAAGCTAAATTAGGACTCGAAGAAGGTGGAATTCCAATCGGGGCAGTTTTAGTTTACAAAAATGAGATTATCGGTCGAGGACATAATAGAAGGGTTCAAAATAACAGCGCAATATTGCACGCTGAAATGGACGCGCTTGAAAATGCTGGACGGCTAACTTCAGATGTTTATAAAAATTGCGAACTTTACACCACGCTTTCTCCCTGCATCATGTGCAGTGGCGCAGTTTTGCTTTATAAAATTAAAAAAGTAATAATCGGGGAAAATGAAACTTTTTTGGGTGCAGAAAATCTTTTAATAAAAAATGGTGTTGATGTTGAAGTTTTAAATGACGAAAGATGCGTAAAAATGATGGAAGATTTTATAAAAAATAACCCAAAATTATGGAATGAAGATATCGGAGAATAATTTAAAAATAGCTTAAAAAAGTGATTTTTCATGAAAATAGTCGTGCTTGATGGATATACCATGAATTCAGGGGATTTATCCTGGAGTAATTTGGAAAAATTCGGTGAACTTAACGTATATGATAGAACTTCCGAATCAGAAGTAATTGAAAGAATTTCAGACTCCGAAATTGTCATTACAAACAAAGTAATCATTGGAAGAGAAGTTTTTGAAAAATGTAAAAACATAAAATATGTTGGAGTTACTGCAACGGGTTATAATGTTGTAGATACCAATTTAGCAAAGGAATTCGGGGTAACTGTAACAAATGTTCCGGCATATTCAACTGATTCTGTATCACAGCTTGTATTTTCATTTATTTTAGAATACTGTCAAAATGTTTATAAATATAATGAAAGCGTAAAATCGGGAGATTGGGTAAATTCAAAAGACTTTTCATACCGAAAATTTCCAATCGTAGAACTTGCAGGTAAAAATCTTGGAATAATTGGTTTTGGTGCAATCGGAAAAAAAGTTGCAGAAATTGGGAATGCTTTTGGAATGAATGTAATTGTAAACACGAGAACCATCTCAAACACAAATTTAAATGTTAAATTCGTATCAAAAGAAGAAATTTTTAAAAATTCCGATTTTTTAACACTGCATTGCCCATTAACTGACGAAACAAAAGAAATTATCAATAAAAATACGCTTGAATTAATGAAAACGTCTTCATTTTTAATAAACACGGGAAGGGGAGGACTTGTTAACGAAAAAAATCTTGCAGATGCATTAAATCTTGGCAATATTGCGGGAGCAGGTCTTGATGTGCTTTCAAACGAACCTCCAAAAGAAGATAATCCCTTAATCAACGCTAAAAATACGTTTATAACACCACATGTTGCTTGGGCATCTTACGAAGCGAGAAACCGGCTAATGAATGTAACTATAAACAATGTAAAGTCATTTATCGAAGGAAATCCTATAAATGTTGTAAACAAATAATTTATTAAGCTTAATTTTTAAGTCAGGAGATATTTTTATGAAGCTAACTGATGTCGTAAGTTTTGCAGGGCGAAACATAACCCAAAAAAAGACGCAGAGTTTTTTAACAATAATTGGCGTTGTTATTGGTATTTTGGCAATTGTCAGTTTGATTTCTCTAGGCTATGGTGTTCAAAATTACATAACTGGCGAAATTACGACCATCGGTGCAAATATTATTTCACTTATTCCTTCACAAAATTTTGGAGGTCCTGCAGTTTCTAAAACATTCAATGATAAAGATGTTGATGCTGTAAAAAGCGTTAGGGGAGTTGATGAAGTTGTCGCCGTATGGTTAGGCAGTTACGAACTTGAATATCGGGATGAATCCATTTATGGAAATATTCTCGTAGTCGAACCTTCAAAATTTACTTACGTATACTCAACAACGTGGGGTTACGAGCCGTATAAAGGGCGCTGGATTGAAGATAGCGATAAATATTCATGCATGATTGGATATGGGCTTGCAACAAACTCTTTTGACGATGAAATAGATATCGGAGATAAAATAACGATAAACGATACAAAATACAAAGTTATTGGAATACTCGAAGAAACCGGAAACCCTGCAACCGAAAATTCAGCTATTTTATCAAAAGATGTAGGTCAGGCACTTTTCGAAATCGATGATGAATACAACAGGATGATTGTATCTGTAAAATCTGGCGAGGATGTACTTCGAGTTTCAGAAGATATTCAAAAAGAAGTGGAAGATTCAAGAGGGGACGAAAACTTTTCTGTTTTAACAGCAGAACAGCTTGCAGAATCAATTAACAGCATATTTAATGTTTTAACAATATTCTTAGTTGGTGTTGCAGGAATTTCATTACTTGTTGGTGCTGTTGGAATCTCAAACACGATGCACATGAGTATACTTGAAAGAAGAAAAGATATTGGAATTTTAAAAGCACTTGGTGCAGAGAACACGACAATTTTATCAATATTCGTGGTTGAAGCTGGATTTTTAGGGTTATTTGGTGGAATTATCGGAACTATAATTGGAATATTAATTGCAAAGGCTGTTGAATACTTTGCAGCAGTTTCAGGTTATGGAATTATAAAAGCGTGGATTTCATGGGAATTGATTATCGGAGTTTTAATATTCTCATTTGTGGTTGGAATATTGAGTGGATACTTCCCTGCAAGAAGCGGTGCAAAATTAAATCCTGTCGATACTTTGAGGGGGGAATAATTTTAAAAAATTAATTAAAACAAAAGTAATAAGAATAAAATGTTTAAAAATTAAAAGCAAGTTATATAATTTCAAATTTATTCGATTTCAATAATTTATTATATTTTAGTTATTTAGCGGTGAAATTTTGAAGTTAAGAATCGGAACAAGAGGCAGTACGCTTGCAATGATCCAGACAGAATATATCGCAGGTCTTTTAAATGATCTCGGTGTCGAAACAGAAATAATTATTGTCAAAACTACTGGTGACAAAGATCAGAACAAAAAACTCGCAGATCTTGGACTTGGTGTTTTTACAAAAGAACTCGACAATAAAATGCTCGAAAACGAAATTGATATTGCAGTACACAGTTTAAAGGATGTTCCAACTCTTTGGAGTGAGGAATTGCAGATTACTGCAACGCCAAAACGGGAGAGTCCTGATGATATAATAATATGGAGAAAAGACAGCGATTTTGATATCGAACACGATGAATTAAATATCGGAACTTCAAGCATTAGAAGAACGTCTTTTTTACAATTTACGCATCCAAATCTAACGCCTAAACTTTTAAGGGGAAATGTTGCAACAAGAATTAATAAATTAAGAACTGGGGAATACGATACAATCATAATGGCAAAAGCAGGGCTTATAAGGCAGGGTATCGATTTATCAGAATTTAATTACAAAAAACCTGAAATATTGCCTGCTCCTGCGCAAGGTGTTATTGGAGTTGCTTCAAGAAAGGCTGATACGAAAATAAATGAAATTTTGGACAAAATATGTGATAAGAAAACATATATTGAAGCTGCTGCTGAAAGATGGGCTTTAAAAGAATATGGTGGTGGATGTCAGGCACCTTTTGGAGCTTTTGCAATTTATGATACTGAAGACGGGATTTTAAATTTAAGATGTGAACTTGTGGATGAACAGGGCACTATAAAGCGAGTAAAATCAAACGAAGGATTTATAATCTGCACTACTGATGATGTTGAACTTGCAAAGGAACTCGGTGCAAGAGTCGGTGCATTATTTAAAGAAATCGAAACTTTTACTTATTAGTTCTTTTTTCTTTTTTTTAAAAATTTAGAGAAAGTTTTAAATTATTTAAAGTTTAATTTTATTTTAATTGTAAATATCGAGGGATTTTTATGGCAGATTATAACAATGCAGTAGTTTTCTATGATGCTAGCGGAATTGAATATTCAAAACAGATTAAAAAAACTCTTGAAAAGGGTTTTGAAAGAGAGTGTTTTTTAATAAACTTAGATGCTCGTGAAAATACCATTTCAAAGATTAATTCGGCGCTGAGAACGAGTAAATATGTTATTTTTTTGTTTAGTTCGATGTATTCTAACGAAGAAATGTTAAATGAAGCAAAAAATGCATTTAATTCTGATAAACAGGTGATTTCTTTAAAATTAAACGATCCCAGTTTAAAACAACAGATTTCAGTCCACCAGTCTGAATTTACAGATAACTACAGTCTTTCAAAAAAAGTAAGCGAAGAAGTTGAAAAACTCAAAAAAATGGAAATCAAAGGTCCAGATTTTGTAGAATCCGTTGTTTCGTTTAGCATGGGAAATATTTACTTTAATTTTGAAAAATACGACGAAGCCATAAGATGCTACAAAAAAGCCGTAAAGATAATACCTGATTTTGTAGATGCACTAAATAATTTTAATTCACTCTCAAGCACGAAATTATCTGAAATTGAAGATAAACGACCTGCC
This Methanococcus maripaludis C5 DNA region includes the following protein-coding sequences:
- a CDS encoding tetratricopeptide repeat protein, with protein sequence MDSKNEKFWNNKGYALTGLERYDEAITCYDKALEIDSNYTKAQQNKGNALFELERYEEALECYDKSIELDSNDKEIWNNKGDTLYKLERYDEAIECYDKALELDSEDEEIWNNKGNTFFKLENYEKALECYDRALEINTNFELAKLGKKDTEDQLNSFSYILSNFFKKFFGSN
- a CDS encoding tetratricopeptide repeat protein → MKLKGVLILFSILFIMNTCYAGTIGSSTEDWIDSGLDYLGNGNFEKSIESFDETLRINPYHVEALVSKGYILYAINRSEEAIECYDKALEINSDYYDVWQYKGYALHDLERYDEAIECFDKSLEIYDENPEVYYMKGASLYGLERYDEALECLDIALETYPNDIYMLTDKGNTLYELERYDEAIECYDKALNYFDYMHAWNNKGNTLYELERYDEAIKCYDKALLLSPGDYVIWGNKGYALYELERYDEAIQCYDKALEIDSKNEYIWYSKCCSLSNLERYEEAIECLDKALEIDSKNEKFWNKKGSSLNELERYEEAIE
- a CDS encoding nucleoside deaminase, producing MTDFIDEALKEAKLGLEEGGIPIGAVLVYKNEIIGRGHNRRVQNNSAILHAEMDALENAGRLTSDVYKNCELYTTLSPCIMCSGAVLLYKIKKVIIGENETFLGAENLLIKNGVDVEVLNDERCVKMMEDFIKNNPKLWNEDIGE
- the hemC gene encoding hydroxymethylbilane synthase, encoding MKLRIGTRGSTLAMIQTEYIAGLLNDLGVETEIIIVKTTGDKDQNKKLADLGLGVFTKELDNKMLENEIDIAVHSLKDVPTLWSEELQITATPKRESPDDIIIWRKDSDFDIEHDELNIGTSSIRRTSFLQFTHPNLTPKLLRGNVATRINKLRTGEYDTIIMAKAGLIRQGIDLSEFNYKKPEILPAPAQGVIGVASRKADTKINEILDKICDKKTYIEAAAERWALKEYGGGCQAPFGAFAIYDTEDGILNLRCELVDEQGTIKRVKSNEGFIICTTDDVELAKELGARVGALFKEIETFTY
- a CDS encoding ABC transporter permease, which translates into the protein MKLTDVVSFAGRNITQKKTQSFLTIIGVVIGILAIVSLISLGYGVQNYITGEITTIGANIISLIPSQNFGGPAVSKTFNDKDVDAVKSVRGVDEVVAVWLGSYELEYRDESIYGNILVVEPSKFTYVYSTTWGYEPYKGRWIEDSDKYSCMIGYGLATNSFDDEIDIGDKITINDTKYKVIGILEETGNPATENSAILSKDVGQALFEIDDEYNRMIVSVKSGEDVLRVSEDIQKEVEDSRGDENFSVLTAEQLAESINSIFNVLTIFLVGVAGISLLVGAVGISNTMHMSILERRKDIGILKALGAENTTILSIFVVEAGFLGLFGGIIGTIIGILIAKAVEYFAAVSGYGIIKAWISWELIIGVLIFSFVVGILSGYFPARSGAKLNPVDTLRGE
- a CDS encoding D-2-hydroxyacid dehydrogenase, which produces MKIVVLDGYTMNSGDLSWSNLEKFGELNVYDRTSESEVIERISDSEIVITNKVIIGREVFEKCKNIKYVGVTATGYNVVDTNLAKEFGVTVTNVPAYSTDSVSQLVFSFILEYCQNVYKYNESVKSGDWVNSKDFSYRKFPIVELAGKNLGIIGFGAIGKKVAEIGNAFGMNVIVNTRTISNTNLNVKFVSKEEIFKNSDFLTLHCPLTDETKEIINKNTLELMKTSSFLINTGRGGLVNEKNLADALNLGNIAGAGLDVLSNEPPKEDNPLINAKNTFITPHVAWASYEARNRLMNVTINNVKSFIEGNPINVVNK